Within the Arthrobacter caoxuetaonis genome, the region GCAGCGCGGAAACCGCCGTCGGGATGCGGCTGGAGGTCGTACGCCAGATAGTCCAGCAGCAGCGGGTTCCAATGTCCGGCGAACGCGGGATGGGGGCGCCAGAAATCGAGATACTCCTCGTGGGAGGCAAACGGCTGCCCGAGCCGCTCTGCGGCGGAGCCCAGGACGGCCTGCACTACCTGTTCGTCGCTGAGTCCCGCTGGAACATCCAGCGGCAGTCCGCCGTCGATCAGCACCAGCGACTGCACCAGTCCGGGATGCAGGTTCGCCAGCACCAAGGCGGCAAAGGCACCCATGGAGTGGCCGGCGACGACGGCGCGCGGCACCTTCAGCGCGTCCAGGACGGCTGCCAGGTCCTCGGCATGGACCGGCATTCCGTAGGGCCCGGGCAACGTGTTGCTCCTTCCGCGGCCGCGCAAATCCGGTGCGATGAATCGGAACTCGGGCAGGGCCCCGGCCACCATCCCCCAGGTGCGGTGGGAGGCAGTGACACCGTGGATGGCCAGGACCGTGGGAGCACCGGGGTCATCCGGCCCCCAGACACCGGTGCGCAGCAGTCCGCCGCGTACCGGGACGTCGATGCTCATGTAGGCAGTCATCGCGCACTCCACCCCCCGTCCATCGTGTAGGAGGCACCGGTGACCATTCCGGCGCCCGGTCCGGCAAGCCAAGCCGCGAGGGATGCGACTTCCTCCGGCTCCACCAGGCGTTTGACCGCTGATTCCGTGAGCATGATGGAGGCCACCACCTCCTCTTCCGGAATCGAATGGATCCGGGCCTGGTCCGCGATCTGGGTTTCGACCAGCGGGGTACGCACATAGGCCGGGTTGATGCAGTTGGACGTCACGCCGTGTGGCCCGCCTTCCAGCGCGGTGACTTTGGACAGCCCCTCCAACGCGTGCTTGGCGCTGACGTACGCACTCTTGAAGGCGGAAGCGCGCAGTCCGTGGACGGACGAAATATTGATGACGCGCCCGAAGCCGCGTTCATACATACCCGGCAGGACGGCACGGATCAGCAGGAACGGAGATTCGACCATTAGCCGGTGCACCAGGCGGAACGTGTCCGGATCGTATTCGTGGATGGGGTTGATCCGCTGGATGCCGGCGTTGTTGACCAGGATGTCAGCTTCCAGGGACAGGTCTTCGAGGGCGTGCGTATCGCTGAGGTCGACTTCCCAGGCCGTTCCTCCCGTTTCGGCCGCCACCCGGGCGGCCGCCTCCTTGTTGATGTCGGCCACGGTCACTTTGGCACCGAGAGCGGCGAAGGTGCGTGCGCACGCTTCGCCGATGCCGGACCCTGCTCCCGTGATGAGTGCCGTCCGCCCGTCCAGCGACGGCCCGCTGAGTGCATCCGTTGTCATTCTCCAGCTCCTTTACCGGGCGCAACCGGCGCCATTCCGCGTTCGATGAAGCGCATCATTTCTTCAAACTCCGCTTCCGGAATCTCGGCGACGGCACCTGCCTCGGTGTCGGCTTCCTTATTCCAGAGCACCCACCGCATCCCGAGCATCTCCCCGATGCCCATCAGCGCCCACGCCACGGTGTCCACGTCCATCTCCCGGATGTCACCGGCCTCGCGGGCGGCTTTCAGGCCTTCCACGTAGCCGTTGACGATCCGCGTGTAATGCATGCGCAGCGCACCGGGTGAGACAAACTCTGCCTGCCGGATGATCCTGTACAGCGCCGGGTGTTCGGCGGTGAACCGGAAGAAGGCACGGAAACCGGCACGCTCGGCGTCGATCCGGTTTCCTGCTGCCCTGGCGGCCTCGGTCATGGCATGCCGGACGCGGCGGTTCAGGTCCTCGACCACCTCGTCGAAGATCGCCTGCTTACCCTCGAAGTAGAGGTAGAAGGTCCCCAGCCCTACACCTGCCTCTTCGGTGATCTTCACGATCGACGCATCGTGGTAGCCCAGCGACCCGAAGACCTCTTCAGCTGCGGCGACCAGCCGTGCCCTGGTGCGGGTGCCCCGGGCGGTTCGCGGTGTTGTGCTCATGCGTTGTCCTGACGGTGGGAGACGGGTCCTGCGGGTTGGTCGTGGAGGGAGGTGGCCGGGACCCCGGGTTCCGGTTTCCCCAGCCGTGACCTGGCGATCTTGTGCAGCGAGGTGCGGGGCAGCCCGTCCACGAAGGAGATTCGGGAGGGGACCTTGAAGCGCGCCAGCCGGGCAGAGCAGTGTTCGAGCAGCTCGAGGGCATCGGCTGCGGTACCCGGGCGGCGGACCACATAGGCGATCCCCGTTTCACCCCACTGGGGATCGGGCACCGAGGTCACTGCCGCCTCCGCCACCGCGGGGTGCTCGCGCAGGACAGCTTCGACTTCGGCGGGAGCAACGTTCTCGCCGCCCGAAATGTAGATGTCCTTTAACCGGTCGATGACGCGCAGATAACCGTCCGCATCGCGCTCCACCAGGTCTCCGGTGTGCAGCCACCCGCCCGCGAGCGCCGCGGCGGTCGCTTCAGGGTTCCGGAAGTAGCCCTGGAAAACCCCGGGGCCGGCGACGAGGAGTTCCCCCGTGCAGGGGCCCGCCTGCAGTTCTCCGGTCACCGGGTCCGCAACTGCGACATCGACGTGCGGATACGGTTTGCCTGCCATGCCGATCCGGGCTTCGGCTTCTTCCTCCGGCAGGCACAGCACGTTGGGGCCCGCTTCGCTCAGTCCGTACCCCTGTGCCAGTGCGACGCCCCGGGAGTGCCAGGTGCGCAGCAGCGGAGCGGGCATGGGCGCCCCGCCCACGACGGCGCGGCCCAGGCTGGAAAGGTCCGCGGACGCGAAGCGCGGGTGGGAGGCCAGCATCAGGTAGTTCGCGGGGACACCCATCATGGTGGTGACGCGCCGGTCTTCGATCAGCTGCAGGATCCGTCCGGCGTCGAACGTCCTTTCCAGAACCACTGTGGCTCCTGTCCACCAGGCCAGCAGCGGCTGGATGTTCCAGCCTCCTGCATGGAACTGCGGCAGCACGGCCAGCACGACGTCGTGGCTGCCGATCTCTGCTGTCCGGGAGAGGGAGAGATTGGTCCAGAAACAATTGGCGTGGCTGAGCACCACGGCTTTGGGGTCCGCCTGCGTGCCCGAGGTGAACACCATCAGCAGCGGATCGTCGTCGTCTGTCGTTCCGCCCGCAGGCCGTTCGCCGGGCGGAAGCAGGTGCAGCGGCGGAGGCGGGCCCGCTTCGATGCCGGTGCGTCCCAGCGGAGCAGCCGGCGGCGGCACCGGCAGACGGGAAGCGGCCGCCGCCGCGACGGAGGAGAACTCGTCCTCCACCAGCAGCAGGGCGGGGTCCGCCAGCTGCAGCTGCGCGGCAAGCTCTCGGGCGGACAGGCGCCAGGACAGAGGGACCAGGACCAGCCCCGCTTTGGCGCAGGCGAAGAACAGGACCACGTGGTCGGCGCTGTTCCCGGTTACTGTCGCGATCCGGTCCCCGTGCCGGTAGCCGGCGTCCTGGAACGCACCGGCCAGTGCCGCGGCACGGGTGTCCAGTTCCCGGTAGCTGAGCCGGACACCGCGGTCATCGATCGCGGTGCGGTCAGGTGTGGCCAGCGCACGGTCCGCCGTCCAGCGGCCAAGGGTATGCAGCCCGCTCATCCGGCTTCCTCCAGGATCTCCCGGGGCCGGGCAGCGTCTTTTTTGCGTCCCTTCAGCCGTGCGGCCGCTCCGGCCAGGCCGCCGGGCAGGAACAGGACCACCAGGATGAACAGCGTGCCGAGCAGGAACAGCGGCTCGCTGAGCGGGATGTGCAGGATCGGCGGGAGACCGGCAATTGCCTCCGAGTTTGCGAGCGCCGTCAGCCGCTGGTCCAGCATCGTATAGACGACGCCGCCCAGCACGGCACCCCACCGCGAACCCACACCGCCCAGGACCACCATGACCAGGAGCGTAATGGTGAAGTCCGAGGAGACGGCCCGCGGCACGGCACCGGATTGCAGGAGCAGGTAGGTCATGCCGACCACACCGGCCAGGGTCCCCGCCACGACGAAGATCAGCAGCTTGGCGAGGTACGGCTGCAGGCCCAGCACCCGTACCCGCATCTCGTTCTCCCGCACGGCGGCGGCGACGTGTCCTGCCCGGCTGCGCTGGATCCAGGCCGTCACGAGGAAAACGGTGACCAGTGCGGCCAGGGCCAGCCAATACAGGTTGCGTGTGTTGGCGACGCCCACCAGGAAATCCGGGACGTGCTCGGTGGCCAGGCTCAGCCCTTCCTCTCCCCCGGTGGCGCCGTCGGGATTCCTGCGGACCATTACCGAACCGGCCTGCGCGAAGGCGAGGGTGACCATGGCGAACGGGATGCCGGTGACCCGCAGGGCGACGGCGCCGGTGAGGTTCGCCAGCACAATGACAGCCACGAGCGTCAGCGCCATGGCCGGCAGCAGCGGCAGGCCGGTCCGGTCCAGGATGATGGCAAGACCGTAGACTCCTGCCCCGAAGTACAGCGCGTGGCCGAAGGAGAGCATGCCCGCCACTCCGAGGAGCAGGTGGTAGGTCAATGCTGCGGCGGCCATCAGCATGCACAGCGCCATCAGCTGGAGCGACCCCGGCGTATAGGTCGGACCGGGCAGCAGGCCCGGGACGGAAAGGTTGAACAGCGGCAGGACAGCCAGGACCACGACGCCGGCCGCACCGGCAGCCCAGGCCAGCGGACGCCGTCGGCCCTTCTGCGGTTCCGGCTTCGGCCGGTGTGCCCTGGTGTCCTCCCGGACCTGGGTTGCGCTCATGCGGTTACCGCCTTTCCCATCAGTCCGGAGGGTCTTGCCAGTAGTACGGCGGCGAGGAGGAGGACCACCACGAAGTCCCCCACTCCCCAGTAGAAGTTTGCGAACTGCTGCAGGATGCCCACCGCCACGGAGGCCAGCGCTGCTCCGGTGAGGGACCCGAGCCCGCCGATCACCGTCACGATGAAGGCGAAGATCAGCAGTGAACCGCCCAGCAACGGCGACACGTAGCCGAAGTAGTGGCTGGCGAGCACGCCTCCCATGCCTGCCGCGGCTCCGCCGATGGTGAAGACAAGCGTGAACGCGCGTCGGACATCGATGCCCAGTGCGGTCACCATGGACCGGTTTTCCACTCCCGCCCGGATGATCATGCCGTACCGGGTCTTCTTCAGGAACAGCAGGAGCCCGGCCAGGACCAGTCCGGCAGCGACAATGGCGACGAACCTGTCATTCGGAATCCGCGCACCGAGGAGCTCCGTGGTCTCTTTGAGCCAGGGCGGCCCGGTAATGAAGGACGGATCCGTTCCCCAGATTCCTTCGAACAGGGCTACGGAGGCGAGCGAGAGACCCACGGTGACCAGGACCTGTTCAATGTGCCGCTGGTACAGGGGACGGATCAGGATCCGTTCGGTGAGCGCGGCGAAGACGGCTCCGGTCACGGCTCCGACAGCCAGGCTGATGAGGAACACTCCCCAGCCGCCTGCGCCCAGCGCCTGCGCAGCCTGCCAGCCGAGGAAGGCACCGAGGGTGAGGAAGGACCCGTGGGCGAAGTTGAGCACGCCCATCAGCCCGTAGATCAGGGAAAGTCCCGAGGCGACGAGGAAGTACAGCGCGCCCAGGCCGAGGCCGGTGACGATGAGCAGGACAATGGTGCTCACGCTTCACGCACCTTTCCGGCCTCCGGGGCCTGTGCCGTGAGTTGGCCGGCCGTGTCGGAGGATCCTGCCGCGTCCCTGGCAGGTTCCGGAGCGCCGCCGGTGTGGACCCCCAGCAGCCGGTGGAAGAGCTCCGTGTCATCGAGGAACTCGCCTGCGTCCATGCCGGTCAGGGCGACTTTGCCGCCGCTGAGCACCGTGACGGTCGAGGCCAGCTGGCGTACGACGGTCAGGTTCTGTTCCACGAGCAGGATCGGAACGCTCCGGGCAGCCTCAGCCAAAGCCTCGCTCACTTCCTGCACGATCTTCGGCGCGAGTCCCTTGGTCGGTTCGTCCACGAGGAGCACCTTGTTGGTGTTCAGCAGCGCGCGGGCCAGGGACACCATCTGCTGCTGCCCGCCCGACAGGGTTCCGGCCATCTGGGCCGACCGTTTGACGAGGTCCGGGAAGAGGTCCTCCACGAGCTGCCGCTGCGGATGCCCGTCCCGTTCTGCCAGCTTCAAGTTTTCCGCGACCGTCAGGCGGGAAAACACCTCGCGGTCTTCCGGAACGTAACCCACTCCCCGCTGGATGATGCGGTGGGTGTGTTCGCCGTCGATCCGGGCGCCGTCGAGCTCCACCGTCCCGGTACGGGAAAGCAGGCCGATGATGGCCTTGATGGTGCTGGTCTTGCCGACTCCGTTGCGCCCCAGCAGGGCCGTGACGCCGGCCGCCGGCACTTCGAAGCTGACGTCCTCCACGACCTGCTGGCCGCCGATCGAAGCGGACAGGTTCGCCACCCGCAGGATGGGCACGGGAATGTGGTTCATCAGACGGGTTCTCCCAGGTAGGCGCTTTGGACCAGCGGATTCGCCATGACGGCTTCGGGGGTGTCGATGGCCAGGAGGCTGCCGTGATGCATGACCGCCACCCGGTCCACCAGGCCCAGGACCACCTCCATGTGGTGCTCGACCATCAGCACCGTCCGGCCGGAGTCGCGGTGCATCCTGCGGATCACCTCGGACAAGGCCGGAACGTCTCCGGACCCGACGCCGGCCATCGGCTCGTCGAGCAGGATCACTTCGGGATCAGCGGCCAGCAGCATGGCGATTTCAACCTTGCGTTTGTCCCCATGGGACAGCCCTCCCGCGGCGGTGCCCGCTTTGCCGGCGATTCCCGCCTCTTCGAGGTGCCTTTCAGCGATCCGGGTCGCCCCGTCACCCCGATGCGGGAAACGCAGCAGCGACAGGCTCCCGCCGAGACGTGCCTGCGCAGCCAGCCGGACGTTCTCCAGCACGCTCAGCTGCGGGAACAGGCTGGACGTCTGGAAAGTGCGGCCCAGCCCGGCTGCGGCACGGCGGTGCACGGCCAGCCGCCCGACGTCGTTGCCTGAGACTGCCACGGTGCCCTCGGTGGGTCGCAGCAGCCCGGAGATGACGTTGAAGAGGGTGGTTTTCCCAGCCCCGTTGGGGCCGATCACGCCTACCATCTCCCCTTGCGGAACGGTAAAGCTGATGTCTTCCAGGATCCGTGCGCCGCCGATCATCAGGCCGACGCCGGAAAGCTCGAGCGCGTTGGGGCTGTCCATACGGGCGGGCCTACTTCGCGGCTTCCGGCGGTGCCACCGCATCGGCCGCAACCGTGTCGACCAAGGTGGGAACCCAGGTTCCGCCCTCGTCCGCCAGCGTGACCTGGTACATGTCCTGCAGCAGTGCGTGGTCGGAGGCGCGGACTGTCGTTGTGCCCTTGGGCCCTTCGAAGGAGTAGCCCTCCAGCGCCGCGACCATGGCGTCGACGTCGTTGCCGCCCTCGCGGACTGCCTGGACGATCATCTGCCCGGCCACGAAACCGTCCGGGGTGAAGAGGTCGGCTTTCTTGCCGGCCGCCTCGACTGATTCGATCATGGCCTTCTCGACGTCGTTGCCGCCGGCACCCGGGAAGTAGTGGTTCAGGAAGGAGATCTTGGTTCCGGCTGCTCCATAGGCGCCGAAGGTCGCGGCGTCGCCGAGTCCGGTCACGATGGGCGCCGCTTCGAAGGCACCCTGCTGGTCCAGGGCCTGCCACATGGAACCGGAGGTCGCGCCGGCCCAGGCGACGAACGCCATGTCGGGGGCAGCATCGATGAGCTGGCGGGCAAAGGGCGTGAATTCGGTGGCGTCCTCGGGGACCAGCACGCTGCTCACTTCCGCTCCCTGTGCGCCCAGGACGGCCTCCACTGCTGCCAGGTTGCCCTGTCCGAAGGCGTTGTCCTGCGCGAAGACCACGACCTTCTTGCCTTCGAGGTCCGGCACGAAGGAACCCGCCGTCGCGACGTCCTGCAGGGACTGCCGGCCGGAGCGGAAGGTGTATTTGTTGATGCCCTGAATGGCGTCGGTGGCGGCCGGACCCGAGATGTACAGGACCTGGTTCTGTTCGGCCTGTTCGGCGAGTTTCAGGGCAATGCCGGAAACCACGGTGCCGGCAAGGATCTTGTAGTCCTGGCCGATCAGGTCTTTGGCGACCGTGACCGCCTTGTCCGGGTCGCCGCCGTCGTCGTGGTACGTAATGTTCAGTTCGGTGTCCCCGACCTTACCGGTGCCGTCTGTGGCGTAGTCGATGCCGGCCTGCAGGCCTTCGTAGTAGGCCTCGCCGTAGGCGGCGAGCGGCCCTGTCTTCGAATAGACGATCCCGACGTCAACGCTCGACGGCGCTTCGCCGCCCTCGGCGGGTGCGGTGCCGGAATCTGCGGCAGGGGCGCAGGCCGAGAGCGTCAGCCCTGCGGTGACGGCCGCTGCGAGGAGGAACTTCTTTGTTGCCTTCACGGTGGTGCCTTTCGGTGCGGTGACTGGCGTTGCCCGGCCCGTTGCGGGCCCTGCAAACCTGAAAGGCGATTCAGGTTACGGAAAATGTAGAACATGAATCACACTGCGTCAATGGCCGGCGGTGCTGCGTCAGCGCTGCGCGCCTGCGGATGAGGAGTTCCGGAACTCGTATACTTACAACTCGTGTCATCAATGGACCTCCGCTTACCGGACGCTCGCCCAGCGCCGGCCTCCGCGAGTACGCGTTCGGCTCCGTCGGGCCGGCCTGCACCTAACCGGGCCCATCGAAACGACATCCAGGGTTTACGAGCCCTGGCCGTCGGCCTGGTGGTTTGCTATCACATCTGGCCGAACGCGCTGCCCGGAGGTTTCATCGGCGTAGATGTCTTCTTCGTGATTTCGGGTTATTTGATCATCGGGTCACTGGCACGCGAGGCTGCCGGCGGGAAAATCCAACTGCTTCGGTTCTACAGCCGCCGTATCAAACGTTTGCTTCCAGCCGCAGGAGCCGTCCTCGTCGCGACCATGGCGGCGACAGTCCTGATACTTCCGCAGAGCCGCTGGCAGTCCGTTTCACGGGACGTCGCCGCTTCTGGCTTGAACATCCAGAACTGGAACCAGGCTTTCTTCAGCACCAGCTATGAAGGCGCAACCGCATCCGTTTCGCCGCTCCAGCACTTCTGGTCTCTGGCTGTTGAAGAGCAGTTCTACCTCGTGGCGCCTGTCATCCTGCTCTCCTGCGCCTGGCTTGCACGAAAAAGGCTGCGCGGTGGTGCCCGCACATTCAAACTGCTGGCACTGGGCGTGTTAGGCAGCTTGACTCTGGCCTCCTTCACCCATTCAGTCCTCTTCTCCGCGGCCAGTCCGGACTTGGCCTACTTCTTCACCACCACCCGAGTGTGGGAGCTGACCCTCGGGGGCATGGTGGCGCTGGCCGCCCGACCCGCCGGAGTCCGCCCGGCACTGTCCGCGCTGCTGGGCTGGTTTGGCCTCCTCCTGGTTCTGGGATCGGCAGCGGCATTTTCGACGGCAATGCCCTTTCCCGGATGGATCGCCCTTTTTCCGGTGACCGGGGCCATCTTTCTGCTGCTTTCGGGAGCGTCCGCCCAACCGCGCCGCGGCTTATCCCCGGCCTGGTGGCAGTCCTTGGGCCCGATGAGGTATCTGGGCGACATCTCGTATTCGCTCTACCTGTGGCATTGGCCGGTCATCGTTTTTTCCGTTTTTCTGCTGGGTCCTAACCCTGGCTGGCTGCACGGCAGCGCCGTCATCGCTGCCAGCATCGCCTTGGCTGCTGTCTCTACGCGTTATATCGAGCAGCCAGTGCGCAATTTCGAGCCGGGCCGCAGCCGTTCACACGGCAGGCGCCGCGCCGTGACACCCGGTTACGGCCGGATTTTTGCGTTGGGCGCGCTCCTCACACTTCTGCCAATTGGCTTGGCAGCCGTCCCTTATCAGGCCATGGAGTTGAAGGAACGTTCGCTGACTGCGGAGCTCGACCTTGATACCTATCCGGGTGCCATGGCACTGCATGGTTTCGGGCCCAGGGACTTCCCGGATATGCCGGTTCGGCCGGACCCCGCTATTGCCGCAGCCGATCAGCCCGATGCACCCGAGGAGTGCCGCAACAGCTACGACCCCGCCAAGGTGGATTATCAGGATTGTGTTTTTGGAGATGGGGCAGCAGAACGCAGCATCGTCCTCGTCGGGGACTCGCACTCGGCCCAGTACCTGGATTCACTGAGCATTGTTGCGCGCGAAAGCGGCTACCGCCTGTATGTGCTCAGCAGGAATGGCTGTCCTTTCAGCATCCACCCGCTGCAGTCAGACACCTTCACCTACACCAACTGCTCCGCACAGAACGAACAAACGGTCCAGGACATACTGGCGATCCAGCCGGCGCTGGTAGTCACGGCCGCCCTGAGCCCCGCGGGATACGAAGACGCACTGGGCTGGCGCTGGAGCGATGAGTCCGCCGCAATCGATGGATTCAGGGGAACCCTGCTGCCCCTGCAGGAGGCCGGCATCCGCATAGCGGTCATCAGTGACCTTCCCTATCCGCCCTTCAGCGTGCCGGAATGCGTAGCTGCGAAGTCGGAGGATTCCTGCACGTTCCCGGCCGAACATACGCCAAGTCCCCTTGCCGCAGCGGCCGAGTCAGTGGATGGCGCTATCTCCGTGGACCTCCGGGATTATCTCTGCCCGGACGGGGTCTGCCGGAGCGTGATCGGGAACGTACTGGTGTACCGCGACAACCATGTGACGGGAACCTTCGCCAAGACGCTGACCATTCCCCTGCGTCAGGCGCTGGGGATCTAGGACGGAGCGTTAGTTGCGCGCTGAAACGCTCCCATTGGCGCGCCAGCGGATACCGGCGTCGATGAAGTCGTCAATCTCCCCGTCGAACACTGCGGAGGTATTGCCGACTTCGTGTTCGGTGCGCAGATCCTTGACCATTTGGTACGGATTCAGCACGTAGGAACGCATCTGGTCGCCCCAGGATGCCTTCACATCGCCGGCAAAGGCCTTCTTTTCGGCGTCTTCCTGTTCCTTCTTCAGCAGCAGCAGGCGCGATTGGAGCACCCGCATGGCAGCGGCGCGGTTCTGCAGCTGCGATTTCTCATTCTGCATCGACACCACGGTCCCGGTCGGGATGTGGGTCAGGCGCACGGCCGAATCTGTGGTGTTCACAGACTGGCCGCCCGGGCCCGAGGAACGGAACACGTCCACGCGGATCTCATTGTCCGGAATATCGATGTGGTCCGTCGCCTCGATAAGCGGGATGACCTCGACGGCGGCAAAGGACGTTTGGCGCCGTCCCTGATTGTCGAAGGGGCTGATGCGGACCAGCCGGTGGGTACCGGCTTCCACCACGAGCGTGCCGAAGGCGTAGGGAGCCTTGACTTCGAAGGTCGCCGATTTGAGGCCGGCCTCTTCGGCGTAGGAGGTGTCGAGCACCTGGGTCGGGTAGCCATGGCGCTCGGCCCATCGCAGGTACATCCGCAGCAGCATGTCGGCGAAGTCCGCCGCGTCCACCCCGCCGGCGCCGGCCCGGATGGTCACTACCGCTTCGCGTTCGTCGTATTCGCCGGAAAGCAGTGTCACCACTTCGAGCTCTGAGAGGGCCTTGCGCAGCGATTCCAGTTCCAGGACCGCCTCGGCCTTGCTGTCGGCGTCGGCTTCATCCTGGGC harbors:
- a CDS encoding alpha/beta hydrolase, with translation MTAYMSIDVPVRGGLLRTGVWGPDDPGAPTVLAIHGVTASHRTWGMVAGALPEFRFIAPDLRGRGRSNTLPGPYGMPVHAEDLAAVLDALKVPRAVVAGHSMGAFAALVLANLHPGLVQSLVLIDGGLPLDVPAGLSDEQVVQAVLGSAAERLGQPFASHEEYLDFWRPHPAFAGHWNPLLLDYLAYDLQPHPDGGFRAATSYAALAEDTAELHRGAALLRALEELAHPVQLLRAPRGLFNEEPGLYAPGYVQQWQQRLPSLVVTDVPDTNHYTIVMDEPGAGSVAGVLREHSRFPAGAEPGVPDGVA
- a CDS encoding 3-hydroxybutyrate dehydrogenase encodes the protein MTTDALSGPSLDGRTALITGAGSGIGEACARTFAALGAKVTVADINKEAAARVAAETGGTAWEVDLSDTHALEDLSLEADILVNNAGIQRINPIHEYDPDTFRLVHRLMVESPFLLIRAVLPGMYERGFGRVINISSVHGLRASAFKSAYVSAKHALEGLSKVTALEGGPHGVTSNCINPAYVRTPLVETQIADQARIHSIPEEEVVASIMLTESAVKRLVEPEEVASLAAWLAGPGAGMVTGASYTMDGGWSAR
- a CDS encoding TetR/AcrR family transcriptional regulator, with the translated sequence MSTTPRTARGTRTRARLVAAAEEVFGSLGYHDASIVKITEEAGVGLGTFYLYFEGKQAIFDEVVEDLNRRVRHAMTEAARAAGNRIDAERAGFRAFFRFTAEHPALYRIIRQAEFVSPGALRMHYTRIVNGYVEGLKAAREAGDIREMDVDTVAWALMGIGEMLGMRWVLWNKEADTEAGAVAEIPEAEFEEMMRFIERGMAPVAPGKGAGE
- a CDS encoding class I adenylate-forming enzyme family protein, whose translation is MSGLHTLGRWTADRALATPDRTAIDDRGVRLSYRELDTRAAALAGAFQDAGYRHGDRIATVTGNSADHVVLFFACAKAGLVLVPLSWRLSARELAAQLQLADPALLLVEDEFSSVAAAAASRLPVPPPAAPLGRTGIEAGPPPPLHLLPPGERPAGGTTDDDDPLLMVFTSGTQADPKAVVLSHANCFWTNLSLSRTAEIGSHDVVLAVLPQFHAGGWNIQPLLAWWTGATVVLERTFDAGRILQLIEDRRVTTMMGVPANYLMLASHPRFASADLSSLGRAVVGGAPMPAPLLRTWHSRGVALAQGYGLSEAGPNVLCLPEEEAEARIGMAGKPYPHVDVAVADPVTGELQAGPCTGELLVAGPGVFQGYFRNPEATAAALAGGWLHTGDLVERDADGYLRVIDRLKDIYISGGENVAPAEVEAVLREHPAVAEAAVTSVPDPQWGETGIAYVVRRPGTAADALELLEHCSARLARFKVPSRISFVDGLPRTSLHKIARSRLGKPEPGVPATSLHDQPAGPVSHRQDNA
- a CDS encoding branched-chain amino acid ABC transporter permease, with protein sequence MSATQVREDTRAHRPKPEPQKGRRRPLAWAAGAAGVVVLAVLPLFNLSVPGLLPGPTYTPGSLQLMALCMLMAAAALTYHLLLGVAGMLSFGHALYFGAGVYGLAIILDRTGLPLLPAMALTLVAVIVLANLTGAVALRVTGIPFAMVTLAFAQAGSVMVRRNPDGATGGEEGLSLATEHVPDFLVGVANTRNLYWLALAALVTVFLVTAWIQRSRAGHVAAAVRENEMRVRVLGLQPYLAKLLIFVVAGTLAGVVGMTYLLLQSGAVPRAVSSDFTITLLVMVVLGGVGSRWGAVLGGVVYTMLDQRLTALANSEAIAGLPPILHIPLSEPLFLLGTLFILVVLFLPGGLAGAAARLKGRKKDAARPREILEEAG
- a CDS encoding branched-chain amino acid ABC transporter permease; the encoded protein is MSTIVLLIVTGLGLGALYFLVASGLSLIYGLMGVLNFAHGSFLTLGAFLGWQAAQALGAGGWGVFLISLAVGAVTGAVFAALTERILIRPLYQRHIEQVLVTVGLSLASVALFEGIWGTDPSFITGPPWLKETTELLGARIPNDRFVAIVAAGLVLAGLLLFLKKTRYGMIIRAGVENRSMVTALGIDVRRAFTLVFTIGGAAAGMGGVLASHYFGYVSPLLGGSLLIFAFIVTVIGGLGSLTGAALASVAVGILQQFANFYWGVGDFVVVLLLAAVLLARPSGLMGKAVTA
- a CDS encoding ABC transporter ATP-binding protein, whose amino-acid sequence is MNHIPVPILRVANLSASIGGQQVVEDVSFEVPAAGVTALLGRNGVGKTSTIKAIIGLLSRTGTVELDGARIDGEHTHRIIQRGVGYVPEDREVFSRLTVAENLKLAERDGHPQRQLVEDLFPDLVKRSAQMAGTLSGGQQQMVSLARALLNTNKVLLVDEPTKGLAPKIVQEVSEALAEAARSVPILLVEQNLTVVRQLASTVTVLSGGKVALTGMDAGEFLDDTELFHRLLGVHTGGAPEPARDAAGSSDTAGQLTAQAPEAGKVREA
- a CDS encoding ABC transporter ATP-binding protein, whose protein sequence is MDSPNALELSGVGLMIGGARILEDISFTVPQGEMVGVIGPNGAGKTTLFNVISGLLRPTEGTVAVSGNDVGRLAVHRRAAAGLGRTFQTSSLFPQLSVLENVRLAAQARLGGSLSLLRFPHRGDGATRIAERHLEEAGIAGKAGTAAGGLSHGDKRKVEIAMLLAADPEVILLDEPMAGVGSGDVPALSEVIRRMHRDSGRTVLMVEHHMEVVLGLVDRVAVMHHGSLLAIDTPEAVMANPLVQSAYLGEPV
- a CDS encoding substrate-binding domain-containing protein, with translation MKATKKFLLAAAVTAGLTLSACAPAADSGTAPAEGGEAPSSVDVGIVYSKTGPLAAYGEAYYEGLQAGIDYATDGTGKVGDTELNITYHDDGGDPDKAVTVAKDLIGQDYKILAGTVVSGIALKLAEQAEQNQVLYISGPAATDAIQGINKYTFRSGRQSLQDVATAGSFVPDLEGKKVVVFAQDNAFGQGNLAAVEAVLGAQGAEVSSVLVPEDATEFTPFARQLIDAAPDMAFVAWAGATSGSMWQALDQQGAFEAAPIVTGLGDAATFGAYGAAGTKISFLNHYFPGAGGNDVEKAMIESVEAAGKKADLFTPDGFVAGQMIVQAVREGGNDVDAMVAALEGYSFEGPKGTTTVRASDHALLQDMYQVTLADEGGTWVPTLVDTVAADAVAPPEAAK
- a CDS encoding acyltransferase family protein, whose product is MDLRLPDARPAPASASTRSAPSGRPAPNRAHRNDIQGLRALAVGLVVCYHIWPNALPGGFIGVDVFFVISGYLIIGSLAREAAGGKIQLLRFYSRRIKRLLPAAGAVLVATMAATVLILPQSRWQSVSRDVAASGLNIQNWNQAFFSTSYEGATASVSPLQHFWSLAVEEQFYLVAPVILLSCAWLARKRLRGGARTFKLLALGVLGSLTLASFTHSVLFSAASPDLAYFFTTTRVWELTLGGMVALAARPAGVRPALSALLGWFGLLLVLGSAAAFSTAMPFPGWIALFPVTGAIFLLLSGASAQPRRGLSPAWWQSLGPMRYLGDISYSLYLWHWPVIVFSVFLLGPNPGWLHGSAVIAASIALAAVSTRYIEQPVRNFEPGRSRSHGRRRAVTPGYGRIFALGALLTLLPIGLAAVPYQAMELKERSLTAELDLDTYPGAMALHGFGPRDFPDMPVRPDPAIAAADQPDAPEECRNSYDPAKVDYQDCVFGDGAAERSIVLVGDSHSAQYLDSLSIVARESGYRLYVLSRNGCPFSIHPLQSDTFTYTNCSAQNEQTVQDILAIQPALVVTAALSPAGYEDALGWRWSDESAAIDGFRGTLLPLQEAGIRIAVISDLPYPPFSVPECVAAKSEDSCTFPAEHTPSPLAAAAESVDGAISVDLRDYLCPDGVCRSVIGNVLVYRDNHVTGTFAKTLTIPLRQALGI